A window of Kribbella sp. NBC_00382 genomic DNA:
GCTCCGCCAGTACGCGCCGTCCAGCCGCACCCGCGGTTCCGGGTTCGCGTCGATCGGCAGCCACTGCCCCTCGCCGGGGTGCACGGCCGTCTCGTTGTTGTTCTGCGAGGTGTCCCAGTACGACACCAGCAGCCCGTCCTGGTACGGGTAGTGCTCGACCCAGTTCGGCCGCGGCGCTCCGACGAAGTTGTACGGGCCGTACTGAAGGTACCGGTTGAACGAGTTGTAGGTGTAGTTCGACGCCAGGTAGTAGTTGTCGAAGTCCCGCGTCACCGACTCCCCGGACGGCTCGAACCCGACCGCGGTCCACCCGTTCGCGCCACCCTCCGCGCCGTCGGCCAGCAGCGTCTTGCCGCCCGCCGTCAGCTTGATGTCGTCGGCGAAGAAGCCCAGCTCGTGGGTCGCGGCGTCCGTCGCGTACCGGAATCGCAGGTCGATCGTCTTCCCCGCAAAGGCGGACAGGTCGAACGACGCCGGCTGCCAGCCCTTGCTGTCCCCGTCGATCCCGTTCGCCTCGGCCGCCTTGGTGATGCTGCCCGGGATTGCCTTCCAGCCCGAGCCGTCGTTCACCTCGACGTACGCGTAGTCGCACGCGTCCGCGCCACAGTCCTCGATCTTCCAGTTGGCCTGGAAGTCGAGCGACGCCTTGCCCGCCGGGAGAGTGACCTTGCGGGTCAGCGTGTTCGACAGCTTGTCGCCCGTACCGCTCCACCACGACTTGGCACCGGTGACAGGCTTGACCAGCTGCGTCGTCACCTTCTTCTTCGGCAGTACGACGACAACGCCCTGGGCTCGTTTCGAGTTGTACTCGTGCGGCCCGAGGTCGACCGTCTTGGTCTGCCCGGCCTTCACCGTCTCGTAGTCGAGCCAGCCGAGCTGCAGCTTGTCCCAGGTACCGAGGTCCTGCGGCTTCAGCCCGATGCCGACGTCGCCCTTGGAACCCGAGCGGGACTGCGACATCACGCTCCACCAGTTCACCGGGTTCTGACTCGGCTTGCCGGAGGTGTCGTAGTGGTCCGGCAGGCCCAGGTCGTGACCGTACTCGTGCGCGAAGACGCTCAGCCCGCCGTTCTCCGGCTGGATCGTGTAGTCGCCGACCCACAGCCCGGTGCTGCCGATCTGGGTACCGCCGAGCTTGTTCGCCGACGGCCCGTTGGTGTGGTTGCTGAACGCGTACCAGCGGTGCGACCAGATCGCGTCCTCGCCCTGGCGCGGGTCACCGTCGGCCTGGTCGCCGCCGGCGTGCACGATCTGGAAGTGGTCGATGTAGCCGTCCGGCTCGTTGAAGTTGCCGTCACCGTCGTAGTCGTAGCGGTCCCACTGGTCGTACGACGCCAGCGTCGCCTTGATCTGCGCGTCGGTCTTGCCGGTCGCCTCCTGGCCCTTGACCCACTGCCCGACGGCGTCGCTGATCAGGTTCCAGGTGTTGCCGCAGATGTTGTCGTCGCAGGGGACGCCGTTGCTGCGCCCGTACCGCGCCTCGTTGTAGGGCACCTTCACCCAGTCCGAGACGGTCCCGTCGACGCTGTACCGGCCTGACGACTGCTTCTCGTAGTACGTCTTCACCGAGTCGCCTTTGCCGAAGTACAGCTGGCGATAGTGATCGGGTGAGTAGTCAGCCTGCCAGACGGTGGAGTTGTCGGTACTCCGGTCAGGCGCGGGGATCGCGTTGTGCAGTGGCCCGTCGAAGGTGGCCGGCCCGTCCGTGTTCGGGTCGGTGTCCTTGTCCGGGAAGTCCGGGTGCCGCTTGTTGCCGAACTCGGCCAGGATCACGAAGATCTTGTCCGTCTTCTCGCGCGCCAACTCGACGTACTGGTCCTTGCGCTTGGCCGCGAGCTTGTCCTGACCACTGGTCGCCGGTACGTCGACCTGCCGGCCAACCCTGACCACCTTGCTGGCGCCGCGCTGCTCAACCTTCGCCGAGCCGTTCAGCACGTTGGTCAAGGCACGTTCGCGCAGGTCGCGGCGCTTGTCCTCGAGAGCGTTGGGTAGTTCGTCCGGTCCGGCCTTGACCGCGGCCGGTCCGCTGGGGGCATCACCGTCGGCCGGAGCCGGTCCGGCGACGGACTGCGGCAACTGGCCGAGCCCGGTCAGCACCGCGAGACTCAAGACCCCGATGG
This region includes:
- a CDS encoding immune inhibitor A domain-containing protein, which translates into the protein MRFEPARTTAIGVLSLAVLTGLGQLPQSVAGPAPADGDAPSGPAAVKAGPDELPNALEDKRRDLRERALTNVLNGSAKVEQRGASKVVRVGRQVDVPATSGQDKLAAKRKDQYVELAREKTDKIFVILAEFGNKRHPDFPDKDTDPNTDGPATFDGPLHNAIPAPDRSTDNSTVWQADYSPDHYRQLYFGKGDSVKTYYEKQSSGRYSVDGTVSDWVKVPYNEARYGRSNGVPCDDNICGNTWNLISDAVGQWVKGQEATGKTDAQIKATLASYDQWDRYDYDGDGNFNEPDGYIDHFQIVHAGGDQADGDPRQGEDAIWSHRWYAFSNHTNGPSANKLGGTQIGSTGLWVGDYTIQPENGGLSVFAHEYGHDLGLPDHYDTSGKPSQNPVNWWSVMSQSRSGSKGDVGIGLKPQDLGTWDKLQLGWLDYETVKAGQTKTVDLGPHEYNSKRAQGVVVVLPKKKVTTQLVKPVTGAKSWWSGTGDKLSNTLTRKVTLPAGKASLDFQANWKIEDCGADACDYAYVEVNDGSGWKAIPGSITKAAEANGIDGDSKGWQPASFDLSAFAGKTIDLRFRYATDAATHELGFFADDIKLTAGGKTLLADGAEGGANGWTAVGFEPSGESVTRDFDNYYLASNYTYNSFNRYLQYGPYNFVGAPRPNWVEHYPYQDGLLVSYWDTSQNNNETAVHPGEGQWLPIDANPEPRVRLDGAYWRSTIQSYDSTFGLQKSDSFTLTVAGKKNYVRGADAVPAFDDRKDFWTSKIPSYGVKVPHAGVTIRVMSQLGTSMRIVIAK